The Punica granatum isolate Tunisia-2019 chromosome 4, ASM765513v2, whole genome shotgun sequence genome has a window encoding:
- the LOC116204305 gene encoding uncharacterized protein LOC116204305: protein MGRRRRTRLTPAPSSRMLSVNLWDVVKRLPAHWWMGEDFIERINADDVLKKFMTQGFINLVIRKRKVVGFKVNPLVHLMVVILAQREGFFSFGSSGTPMADFSWSHRACLVRTDIRDSRRELMHKRNSYQEKLRTIFDVNDPSPDFPPMWFSKLKFFSLQGISGITELPNSVCGLKSLRILDLRDCTHLQLRHLEVLKGFIVGASETAGSCTLADLRTVKKLRKLSISIYGGREFPSSDEVHALGGFELLQKLSIEWRGRLELTNQDNKLSKSSEKPSKEGHTKTWCRRDRSRKGPHKEQELLLLAVAGEAHLLKPWYFKIMPHIIT, encoded by the exons ATGGGTCGGAGGAGAAGGACAAGGTTGACGCCAGCCCCGTCCTCCAGGATGCTGTCCGTGAATTTGTGGGATG TTGTGAAGAGGCTCCCAGCCCATTGGTGGATGGGGGAAGATTTCATAGAGAGGATTAATGCTGATGATGTTTTGAAGAAGTTTATGACACAGGGATTTATCAATCTGGTCATCAGGAAGCGTAAAGTGGTCGGCTTCAAAGTGAATCCTCTGGTGCATCTCATGGTGGTCATCCTTGCACAAAGGGAGGGATTCTTCAGTTTCGGTTCCTCGGGGACTCCCATGGCTGACTTCTCATGGTCTCACAGAGCATGTCTTGTGAGAACTGACATACGAGATTCACGAAGGGAGTTAATGCACAAGAGAAACTCATATCAGGAAAAACTGAGAACCATATTCGATGTGAACGACCCGTCCCCTGATTTCCCCCCAATGTGGTTCTCTAAGCTGAA GTTTTTCAGTCTTCAAGGTATCAGTGGCATTACGGAGCTGCCCAATTCCGTATGCGGGCTCAAATCTCTGAGGATTTTGGATCTCAGGGACTGCACCCACTTGCAG CTCAGGCACCTCGAGGTTCTTAAGGGCTTTATTGTCGGGGCCTCGGAAACTGCAGGTTCGTGCACTCTGGCAGATTTGAGAACAGTGAAGAAGCTTCGGAAACTAAGCATTAGTATATACGGGGGAAGGGAATTCCCCAGCTCAGACGAGGTGCACGCTCTAGGAGGTTTTGAACTGCTTCAGAAACTATCAATAGAATGGAGAGGGAGGCTAGAGCTAACCAATCAAGATAATAAGCTGAGCAAGTCCTCAGAAAAGCCGAGCAAAGAGGGGCACACCAAGACATGGTGCCGGCGGGACCGAAGCAGAAAAGGCCCGCACAAGGAGCAAGAACTTTTGTTGTTAGCAGTGGCTGGGGAGGCTCATCTACTCAAACCATGGTACTTCAAGATCATGCCGCACATAATAACTTAG